A single region of the Halobacterium wangiae genome encodes:
- the gatC gene encoding Asp-tRNA(Asn)/Glu-tRNA(Gln) amidotransferase subunit GatC has translation MTDSVDAEEVRHVADLARVDLDDDAVDEFVDQFGKILAQFEALEEVPEVDSEPELVNVMRSDEVHDCLSQAEALANAEETEDGRFKGPKVS, from the coding sequence ATGACCGATTCCGTGGACGCCGAGGAAGTGCGGCACGTCGCGGACCTCGCGCGCGTCGACCTCGACGACGACGCGGTCGACGAGTTCGTCGACCAGTTCGGGAAGATCCTGGCGCAGTTCGAGGCCCTCGAGGAGGTGCCGGAGGTCGACTCCGAACCGGAACTCGTCAACGTGATGCGCTCCGACGAGGTCCACGACTGCCTGAGCCAGGCGGAGGCACTCGCGAACGCCGAGGAGACCGAGGACGGCCGCTTCAAGGGGCCGAAGGTGTCGTAG
- a CDS encoding TraB/GumN family protein, with the protein MSEEAAATQEGSVRVVGTAHVSADSVDEVERVVAEDDPDVVAVELDEGRFRQMQGEAPEDLDATDLLKGSMAFQFLAYWLLSYVQKRLGDKFGIEPGADMKAAIDAAERSGADVALVDRDIQVTIQRFWARMTGFEKLRLVAELALGVTDSRTLGLAVGGFVGFLVGVAAGVVAGPFFVPPPPGVSGLLGNVIGLLSLLAEAVLFAAGGALVLGVVFALVFVRTEPEDVEEFSMEDLTDADVVSAMMEEFRRFSPEGAEALIDERDAYIAHNLVALREQGKHVVAVVGAGHREGIEGYLENPGTLPPMSSLTGVQKSRFSVFKMLGLLFTLGFLVFFGLLVMAGVGNTVLLQVFGAWFLFNGIISAAAAKLGGAHWTSAGVGGAVAWLTSVNPLLAPGWFAGYVELRYLDVNVSDISTLNELMSDEETPIRTLLSDMLKVPLFRLISVVALTNVGSFVASALFPFVVLPLIGGPFDSVGAVTDAMLTGVENSADALWGLLR; encoded by the coding sequence ATGAGTGAGGAAGCCGCGGCGACCCAGGAGGGCTCTGTACGGGTCGTCGGGACCGCCCACGTCTCCGCGGACAGCGTCGATGAGGTCGAGCGCGTCGTCGCGGAGGACGACCCCGACGTCGTCGCGGTCGAACTCGACGAGGGGCGCTTCCGCCAGATGCAGGGCGAGGCGCCCGAGGACCTCGACGCCACCGACCTCCTGAAGGGGAGCATGGCGTTCCAGTTCCTCGCATACTGGCTGCTCTCGTACGTCCAGAAGCGACTCGGCGACAAGTTCGGCATCGAACCCGGTGCGGACATGAAGGCCGCCATCGACGCCGCGGAGCGCTCGGGCGCGGACGTGGCGCTCGTCGACCGGGACATCCAGGTGACCATCCAGCGGTTCTGGGCGCGCATGACGGGCTTCGAGAAACTCAGGCTGGTCGCCGAACTCGCGCTCGGCGTCACTGACAGCCGGACGCTCGGGCTCGCGGTCGGCGGGTTCGTCGGGTTCCTCGTCGGCGTCGCCGCGGGCGTCGTCGCCGGGCCGTTCTTCGTCCCGCCGCCGCCGGGCGTGAGCGGGCTGCTGGGGAACGTCATCGGCCTGCTGTCGCTGCTCGCGGAGGCGGTGCTGTTCGCCGCGGGCGGCGCACTCGTCCTCGGCGTCGTCTTCGCGCTCGTGTTCGTGCGCACGGAGCCCGAGGACGTCGAGGAGTTCTCGATGGAGGACCTCACCGACGCCGACGTCGTCTCGGCGATGATGGAGGAGTTCCGCCGGTTCAGCCCGGAGGGTGCCGAGGCGCTCATCGACGAGCGGGACGCCTACATCGCGCACAACCTCGTCGCACTCCGGGAGCAGGGCAAACACGTCGTCGCGGTCGTCGGCGCGGGTCACCGGGAGGGCATCGAGGGCTACCTCGAGAACCCCGGGACGCTGCCGCCGATGTCGTCGCTCACCGGCGTCCAGAAGAGCCGGTTCTCCGTGTTCAAAATGCTAGGTCTGCTGTTCACGCTCGGGTTCCTCGTCTTCTTCGGGCTGCTCGTGATGGCGGGCGTCGGCAACACCGTCCTGCTGCAGGTGTTCGGCGCGTGGTTCCTCTTCAACGGCATCATCTCCGCGGCCGCGGCGAAGCTGGGGGGCGCCCACTGGACGAGCGCGGGCGTCGGCGGCGCGGTGGCGTGGCTGACGAGCGTCAACCCGCTGCTCGCGCCTGGCTGGTTCGCCGGCTACGTCGAACTCCGCTACCTGGACGTGAACGTCTCTGACATCTCCACGCTGAACGAACTGATGAGCGACGAGGAGACGCCCATCCGGACCCTCCTCTCCGACATGCTGAAGGTGCCGCTGTTCCGGCTCATCTCCGTCGTGGCACTGACGAACGTCGGGAGCTTCGTCGCCAGCGCGCTGTTCCCGTTCGTCGTGCTGCCGCTCATCGGCGGCCCCTTCGACAGCGTGGGCGCCGTCACCGACGCGATGCTGACGGGCGTCGAGAACAGCGCCGACGCCCTCTGGGGGCTGCTCCGATGA
- a CDS encoding transcription initiation factor IIB — protein MSDSTRTREEEREADERRTRAESEAQDAIEDVECPECGGDLVVDEERGETVCGECGLVVEEDSIDRGPEWRAFNATENDQKSRVGAPTTNMMHDKGLSTNIGWQNKDAYGNSLSGRQRRKMQRLRKWNERFRTRNSKERNLKQALGEIERMASALGLPDNVRQTASVIYRRALNEDLLPGRSIEGVATSALYAAARQANTPRSLDEVANVSRVERDEIARTYRYVVRELGLEVAPTDPASYVPRFCSELELPDEVERRARELLTAAEDAGITSGKSPVGLAAAAVYAASLLTNERITQSEVSDVANISEVTIRNRYHEILEAGGEESIEA, from the coding sequence ATGAGTGATAGCACACGGACCCGCGAGGAGGAACGCGAGGCGGATGAACGACGCACCAGAGCGGAGTCCGAAGCGCAGGACGCCATCGAGGACGTCGAGTGTCCCGAGTGCGGCGGGGACCTCGTCGTCGACGAGGAACGCGGCGAGACGGTCTGCGGCGAGTGCGGCCTCGTGGTCGAGGAGGACAGCATCGACCGCGGGCCGGAGTGGCGCGCGTTCAACGCCACCGAGAACGACCAGAAGTCCCGCGTCGGCGCGCCAACGACGAACATGATGCACGACAAGGGGCTGTCGACGAACATCGGCTGGCAGAACAAGGACGCTTATGGCAACTCCCTGTCGGGGCGGCAGCGACGGAAGATGCAGCGGCTGCGCAAGTGGAACGAGCGCTTCCGCACGCGGAACAGCAAGGAGCGCAACCTCAAGCAGGCTCTCGGCGAGATCGAACGGATGGCCTCCGCGCTCGGCCTACCCGACAACGTCCGGCAGACCGCCTCCGTCATCTACCGCCGCGCGCTGAACGAGGACCTGTTGCCGGGACGCTCCATCGAGGGCGTCGCCACCAGCGCGCTGTACGCCGCTGCCCGCCAGGCGAACACCCCACGAAGTCTCGACGAGGTGGCCAACGTCAGCCGGGTCGAGCGCGACGAGATCGCGCGCACCTACCGATACGTCGTCCGCGAACTCGGCCTGGAAGTCGCCCCGACGGACCCCGCGAGCTACGTCCCTCGTTTCTGCTCGGAACTCGAACTCCCCGACGAGGTCGAGCGCCGCGCCCGGGAACTCCTCACGGCTGCAGAAGACGCCGGCATCACCTCCGGGAAGTCCCCGGTCGGCCTCGCCGCAGCCGCCGTCTACGCCGCCAGCCTGCTCACCAACGAGCGCATCACGCAGAGTGAGGTCAGCGACGTGGCGAACATCAGCGAGGTCACCATCCGCAACCGCTACCACGAGATTCTCGAGGCCGGCGGCGAGGAGTCCATCGAGGCGTAG
- the gatA gene encoding Asp-tRNA(Asn)/Glu-tRNA(Gln) amidotransferase subunit GatA: protein MGLNAFITEETIEGDDDGPLADATVAVKDNISTEGVRTTCGSRMLEEYVPPYDATVVERLKAAGATINGKANMDEFGMGTTTETSYFGPTKNPVDEDRVPGGSSGGSAAAVAAGEADLALGSDTGGSIRCPAAYCGVVGIKPTYGLVSRYGLVAYANSLEQIGPIAPTVEEAAALLDVVAGPDENDGTTRAEGADSDYASAAEGDVDGLTVGVPTELVEGADEDVVARFEDALDDLRDQGATVEDVDLPSCEYAVAAYYVIAMSEASSNLARFDGVRYGHSGGFDGDWNESFSEARSEGFGDEVKRRILMGTYALSAGYHDKYYKQAQEARSWVKRDFDEAFEDVDVLASPTMPVLPPKLGESLDDPVQMYLADANTTPANLANLPAISVPAGDVDGLPVGLQLVGPAFGEETIVNAAAAVEQRAD, encoded by the coding sequence ATGGGGCTGAACGCGTTCATCACCGAGGAGACCATCGAGGGCGACGACGACGGACCGCTGGCCGACGCCACCGTCGCCGTCAAGGACAACATCTCGACCGAAGGCGTCCGCACGACCTGCGGGTCGCGGATGCTCGAGGAGTACGTCCCGCCGTACGACGCGACGGTCGTCGAACGGCTGAAGGCGGCCGGCGCGACGATCAACGGGAAGGCGAACATGGACGAGTTCGGGATGGGGACGACCACCGAGACGTCGTACTTCGGGCCGACGAAGAACCCCGTGGACGAGGACCGCGTGCCCGGCGGCTCCTCGGGCGGCTCTGCGGCGGCCGTCGCCGCTGGCGAGGCGGACCTCGCGCTTGGCTCCGACACCGGCGGCTCCATCCGCTGTCCCGCCGCGTACTGCGGCGTCGTCGGCATCAAACCGACCTACGGCCTCGTCTCCCGCTACGGCCTGGTCGCGTACGCGAACTCCCTCGAACAGATCGGCCCGATCGCGCCAACCGTCGAGGAGGCCGCCGCGCTGCTCGACGTCGTCGCCGGCCCCGACGAGAACGACGGCACCACGCGAGCGGAAGGCGCGGACTCGGACTACGCGAGTGCTGCCGAGGGCGACGTCGACGGCCTCACGGTCGGTGTCCCGACGGAACTCGTGGAGGGCGCGGACGAGGACGTCGTCGCGAGGTTCGAGGACGCCCTCGACGACCTCCGCGACCAGGGCGCGACCGTCGAGGACGTCGACCTGCCGTCCTGCGAGTACGCCGTCGCCGCCTACTACGTCATCGCGATGTCCGAGGCGTCCTCGAACCTCGCGCGCTTCGACGGCGTGCGTTACGGTCACTCCGGCGGCTTCGACGGCGACTGGAACGAGTCGTTCTCGGAGGCGCGCTCGGAGGGGTTCGGCGACGAGGTCAAGCGCCGCATCCTCATGGGCACGTACGCGCTCTCGGCGGGCTACCACGACAAGTACTACAAGCAGGCCCAGGAGGCCCGCTCGTGGGTGAAGCGGGACTTCGACGAGGCGTTCGAGGACGTCGACGTGCTCGCCTCGCCGACGATGCCCGTCCTCCCGCCGAAACTCGGGGAGAGCCTCGACGACCCGGTTCAGATGTACCTCGCGGACGCCAACACGACGCCCGCGAACCTCGCGAACCTCCCCGCCATCTCGGTCCCCGCGGGCGACGTCGACGGCCTCCCGGTCGGCCTCCAGCTGGTCGGGCCGGCGTTCGGCGAGGAGACCATCGTGAACGCGGCCGCAGCGGTCGAGCAGCGCGCCGACTGA
- a CDS encoding bifunctional metallophosphatase/5'-nucleotidase, whose translation MSRVGTLLVVVALVLAGAVGPVGASQSTDGAGVQDVRTSDGSTASVAATATNNSTTLTLLSYNDVQTAAAEDTTLPRMVTLVNERRAAIDNPTVTVGGGDEVSPHALSPLSQWAVPVDVLNVLQPDAEVVGNHDLDYGFEAVDNFSAASEFPWLMANIVDSETGEPIPGTEPYTVVEKQGVRVGVVGLADEAIKSKTAVDFDEAGYELRNYSAVASEYATMLKEEQNVDVVVAAAHIGVPESKTLANTTDNVDVVVVGDDELEYPPQETSGTVIMEAEARAEHVAELNLTVENGEVTAWNGRLLDVTGDVPKNETASVIISTARENELNAVAGETEVELDARFSRNYHDETALGNMITDAFRAETGAEVAITNAGGIRSNSIYGPGNVTVGDVYNILPFQNTLVTVELTGAELKQLLASQVVTLESETGQLYGAEAQLQVSGVTYEWASHEGQEPAIREAWVNGEPVADDETYNVTVNSYMAGWDGSVLEDAPRVSTTNTLYGTALLEYVQNNSRVSPEDTNRIRRVDDFAEVRSVSVQEGSATVVLDAPAGANATVADSFYVTHADSTERIHAESVELGDGTLEVSFAMSDLAPHLGRNGDLELYGEYDSTAYDLVYFEHSVVNADLERGVFGQAADSGSSNGQGHGHSQVATTQGPLAAAGA comes from the coding sequence ATGTCCAGAGTTGGTACACTCCTGGTCGTGGTGGCTCTCGTCCTCGCGGGGGCGGTCGGCCCCGTGGGCGCGAGCCAGTCGACTGACGGTGCAGGCGTACAGGACGTCCGAACGAGCGACGGATCCACCGCCTCGGTGGCTGCTACCGCGACGAACAACTCGACCACGCTGACGCTGCTCTCCTACAACGACGTCCAGACCGCCGCCGCGGAGGACACGACGCTGCCGCGGATGGTGACGCTGGTCAACGAACGCCGCGCGGCCATCGACAACCCGACAGTGACGGTCGGCGGCGGCGACGAGGTGAGTCCGCACGCGCTCTCGCCGCTCAGCCAGTGGGCGGTCCCAGTAGACGTGTTGAACGTCCTCCAGCCAGACGCGGAAGTAGTCGGGAACCACGACCTCGACTACGGCTTCGAGGCGGTCGACAACTTCTCGGCGGCCTCGGAGTTCCCGTGGCTGATGGCGAACATCGTGGACTCGGAGACGGGCGAGCCGATTCCCGGCACCGAACCGTACACGGTCGTCGAGAAGCAGGGCGTGAGAGTCGGCGTGGTCGGTCTCGCCGACGAGGCCATCAAGTCCAAGACCGCGGTCGACTTCGATGAGGCGGGCTACGAACTCCGGAACTACTCGGCGGTCGCCAGCGAGTACGCGACGATGCTGAAAGAGGAACAGAACGTCGACGTCGTCGTGGCCGCGGCGCACATCGGTGTGCCCGAGTCGAAGACCCTCGCCAACACGACTGACAACGTCGACGTGGTCGTCGTGGGCGACGACGAACTCGAGTACCCGCCACAGGAGACCTCCGGGACGGTCATCATGGAGGCGGAGGCTCGCGCCGAGCACGTCGCGGAACTCAACCTCACGGTCGAGAACGGCGAGGTCACCGCCTGGAACGGCCGCCTCCTCGACGTGACCGGGGACGTGCCGAAGAACGAGACGGCCTCGGTCATCATCTCGACCGCCCGCGAGAACGAACTGAACGCCGTCGCGGGCGAGACGGAAGTGGAACTCGACGCGCGGTTCTCGCGGAACTACCACGACGAGACCGCACTCGGGAACATGATCACGGACGCGTTCCGTGCGGAGACCGGGGCGGAGGTCGCCATCACGAACGCCGGTGGCATCCGGTCGAACAGTATCTACGGCCCGGGTAACGTCACCGTGGGCGACGTCTACAACATCCTCCCGTTCCAGAACACGCTCGTGACGGTCGAACTCACGGGCGCGGAACTGAAGCAGTTGCTCGCGAGCCAGGTCGTCACTCTGGAGAGCGAGACCGGACAGCTGTACGGCGCGGAGGCCCAGTTGCAGGTCAGCGGTGTGACCTACGAGTGGGCGAGCCACGAGGGCCAGGAACCCGCCATCCGCGAGGCGTGGGTGAACGGTGAACCGGTCGCCGACGACGAGACGTACAACGTCACCGTCAACTCCTACATGGCCGGGTGGGACGGCTCCGTGCTCGAGGACGCGCCCCGCGTCAGCACGACGAACACGCTCTACGGGACGGCGCTTCTGGAGTACGTCCAGAACAACTCGCGGGTGTCGCCCGAGGACACGAACCGCATCCGGCGCGTCGACGACTTCGCCGAGGTGCGCTCCGTCTCCGTCCAAGAGGGCTCGGCGACCGTCGTGCTCGACGCGCCGGCGGGCGCCAACGCCACCGTCGCGGACAGCTTCTACGTCACGCACGCCGACTCGACCGAGCGCATCCACGCGGAGTCGGTCGAACTTGGCGACGGCACCCTCGAGGTCAGCTTCGCGATGTCCGACCTCGCGCCACACCTCGGTCGGAACGGCGACCTCGAACTGTACGGCGAGTACGACTCGACGGCCTACGACCTGGTCTACTTCGAGCACTCGGTCGTGAACGCGGACCTCGAACGCGGCGTCTTCGGGCAGGCGGCCGACAGCGGCAGTTCGAACGGTCAGGGTCACGGCCACTCGCAGGTGGCGACGACCCAGGGTCCGCTTGCGGCCGCTGGAGCCTGA
- a CDS encoding heavy-metal-associated domain-containing protein, with protein sequence MANSRTTFVVRDMEPGDGEEITEALQEREGVQLVDTDREGGEVSVRFGEELISEVEIKSIVREAGYEVEEAEDT encoded by the coding sequence ATGGCGAATAGCCGCACGACGTTCGTCGTGAGAGACATGGAGCCCGGAGACGGCGAGGAGATAACGGAGGCACTGCAGGAGCGAGAGGGCGTCCAGCTCGTGGACACCGACCGCGAGGGTGGCGAGGTGTCGGTTCGCTTCGGCGAGGAGCTGATCTCCGAGGTGGAGATCAAGTCCATCGTGCGCGAAGCGGGCTACGAGGTCGAGGAAGCAGAAGACACGTAG
- the pdhA gene encoding pyruvate dehydrogenase (acetyl-transferring) E1 component subunit alpha, whose translation MPREEIAQFAIDSVQVLSADETVDEELVPALSDDELLAMYEEMKRSRRLDERAIALQRRGEIGTYAPAIGQEAAQVGSAFATADEDWIVPSFREGPALLVHGVEPHQILWYAMGMEEGAEIPGGEGALPPAIPVGSQPLHAVGVGWGESIQGTSNVAVTYFGDGATSEGDVYEALNFAGVYDAQTVFVCQNNRYAISTRLADQTAAETLAQKAIAAGIEGIRVDGNDVLGVYRVAKEAIEKARDGDPVLIEALTYRRSMHTTSDDPSVYRETAEEDEWEARDPIVRFQVYLRDRGILDDETVAAIDERIEADLAAEIDKAREGAEDVDPADMFRFAYDEMPPSLERQMAAFESGGAPGGETDG comes from the coding sequence ATGCCCCGCGAGGAGATCGCGCAGTTCGCCATCGACTCGGTACAAGTACTCTCGGCGGACGAGACCGTCGACGAGGAGCTGGTCCCCGCGCTGTCCGACGACGAACTGCTGGCGATGTACGAGGAGATGAAGCGCTCGCGGCGTCTCGACGAGCGCGCCATCGCGTTGCAGCGCCGCGGCGAGATTGGGACGTACGCTCCCGCAATCGGTCAGGAGGCCGCGCAGGTCGGGAGTGCGTTCGCCACGGCCGACGAGGACTGGATCGTCCCGTCGTTCCGCGAGGGGCCCGCGCTCCTCGTCCACGGCGTCGAGCCACACCAGATTCTCTGGTACGCGATGGGCATGGAGGAGGGCGCGGAGATTCCGGGCGGCGAGGGAGCACTCCCGCCCGCGATTCCCGTCGGCAGCCAGCCACTGCACGCCGTCGGCGTCGGCTGGGGGGAGTCGATACAGGGGACCTCGAACGTCGCGGTGACCTACTTCGGCGACGGCGCGACCAGCGAGGGCGACGTCTACGAGGCGCTCAACTTCGCCGGCGTCTACGACGCCCAGACCGTCTTCGTCTGCCAGAACAACCGCTACGCCATCTCCACGCGACTCGCGGACCAGACCGCCGCCGAGACGCTCGCCCAGAAGGCCATCGCGGCGGGCATCGAGGGCATCCGCGTCGACGGCAACGACGTCCTCGGCGTCTACCGTGTCGCGAAGGAGGCCATCGAGAAGGCCAGAGACGGCGACCCGGTGTTGATCGAGGCGCTCACCTACCGGCGCTCGATGCACACGACCTCCGACGACCCCTCGGTCTACCGCGAGACCGCGGAGGAAGACGAGTGGGAGGCCCGCGACCCCATCGTCCGCTTCCAGGTGTACCTCCGCGACCGGGGTATCCTCGACGACGAGACGGTCGCAGCGATCGACGAGCGCATCGAGGCCGATCTCGCCGCGGAGATAGATAAGGCGAGGGAGGGCGCCGAGGACGTCGACCCTGCGGACATGTTCCGGTTCGCGTACGACGAGATGCCGCCGTCGCTGGAACGCCAGATGGCGGCGTTCGAGTCCGGCGGCGCGCCCGGGGGTGAGACGGATGGCTGA
- a CDS encoding alpha-ketoacid dehydrogenase subunit beta: MAEQLRMVEAVRETLRAELDRDDSVVVYGQDVARAGGVFRATEGLLDDYPDRVFDAPVAEAGIVGTGVGLAATGLRPVPEIQFQSFLYQGFQQLAQHVARIRSRTRGTVTCPMTIRTPYGGGIHALELHSESFEAGFAHVPGLKVVVPSSPAETTGLLTTAIRHPDPVVFMEPTRLYRAFREEVPDDHEIPLGEARLATEGDDVTVVAWGSMLRETLDAVEDVDASVEVVDPRTVYPLDTATIVDSVQKTGRCVVVHEAPRTGGMAGEITARVNEEAFLHLEAPVERVTGYDVPVPMFAREDDYVPDTDRIAAGVRRALEF, encoded by the coding sequence ATGGCTGAACAGCTCCGGATGGTCGAGGCCGTCCGCGAGACGCTCCGTGCGGAACTGGACCGCGACGACAGCGTCGTCGTCTACGGCCAGGACGTCGCCCGCGCGGGCGGCGTGTTCCGCGCGACGGAGGGGTTGCTCGACGACTACCCCGACCGCGTGTTCGACGCGCCGGTCGCGGAGGCGGGCATCGTCGGGACCGGCGTGGGCCTCGCCGCTACGGGGCTCCGCCCAGTCCCGGAGATCCAGTTCCAGAGCTTCCTCTACCAGGGGTTCCAACAGCTGGCCCAGCACGTCGCCCGCATCCGGAGCCGCACTCGTGGAACCGTCACCTGCCCGATGACGATCCGGACGCCGTACGGCGGCGGCATCCACGCGCTGGAACTCCACTCCGAGAGCTTCGAGGCGGGGTTCGCTCACGTCCCCGGGCTGAAGGTCGTCGTCCCTTCTTCCCCGGCGGAGACGACGGGGCTGCTCACGACTGCCATCCGACACCCCGACCCCGTAGTCTTCATGGAACCCACGCGGCTCTACCGCGCGTTCCGCGAGGAGGTCCCCGACGACCACGAGATCCCCCTCGGCGAGGCCCGCCTGGCGACCGAGGGCGACGACGTGACGGTCGTCGCCTGGGGGTCGATGCTGCGCGAGACCCTCGACGCCGTCGAGGACGTCGACGCCAGCGTCGAGGTCGTCGACCCCCGGACCGTCTACCCACTGGACACCGCGACGATCGTCGACTCCGTGCAGAAGACCGGTCGGTGCGTCGTCGTCCACGAGGCGCCCCGGACCGGCGGGATGGCCGGCGAGATCACCGCCCGCGTCAACGAGGAGGCGTTCCTCCACCTCGAAGCGCCCGTCGAGCGAGTGACCGGGTACGACGTGCCAGTGCCGATGTTCGCCCGCGAGGACGACTACGTTCCGGACACCGACCGCATCGCGGCGGGCGTTCGCCGTGCCCTCGAGTTCTAG
- a CDS encoding acyl-CoA thioesterase — translation MTDSARLMDSYTEMTEMLLPNDTNNLGRALGGAVLHWMDICAAIASMRFAGNQCVTASMDHVDFISPIEMGEVAVVEAYVFDTGRTSIEVKVDVRAEDPREGTKRKTTSSFFTFVALDEDGKPTDVPDLRCDSEAEEGLRTAAFDAKAAQRGDA, via the coding sequence ATGACCGACTCGGCGCGCCTGATGGACTCGTACACGGAGATGACGGAGATGTTGCTACCCAACGACACGAACAACCTCGGCCGTGCGCTCGGGGGTGCGGTGCTCCACTGGATGGACATCTGCGCGGCCATCGCGTCGATGCGCTTCGCGGGCAACCAGTGTGTCACCGCGTCGATGGACCACGTCGACTTCATCAGCCCCATCGAGATGGGGGAGGTCGCCGTCGTCGAGGCGTACGTCTTCGACACCGGGCGCACGAGCATCGAGGTGAAAGTCGACGTCCGCGCGGAGGACCCCCGCGAGGGCACCAAGCGAAAGACCACCTCGTCGTTCTTCACGTTCGTCGCCCTCGACGAGGACGGCAAGCCGACGGACGTCCCGGACCTGCGCTGTGACTCCGAGGCCGAGGAGGGACTGCGAACCGCCGCCTTCGACGCGAAGGCAGCACAGCGCGGCGACGCCTAA